The following coding sequences are from one Triticum dicoccoides isolate Atlit2015 ecotype Zavitan chromosome 4A, WEW_v2.0, whole genome shotgun sequence window:
- the LOC119285912 gene encoding pre-mRNA-processing factor 17-like, whose translation MDLLQSSYAPGDASSPEDESLSSPDTSPLRLPSKSAAPAVDETALALSAAATSTSRPIDPSLHLIPFNPTADQLWAPVLGPQHPHAPISSASGHRNHKLGHVEDAALLPFLFDEQYNTFHRFGYASDPSGLHIIGDAQPQAPDLDTVYNLPPSEHKRRRIQSREENHEPLPPEAQNPASDEWVVHNKKSPWAGNREGPPVELTDEQRQYAEAHAAKKAEKEARGEGKEKTEVVVKSTFHGKEEKDYQGRSWITPPKDAKATNERCYIPKRCVHEWVGHTKGVSAIRFSPKYGHLLLSASMDCKIKIWDVLESKTCMRTYMGHSKAVRDISFSNDGSKFLSAGYDRNIQYWDTETGQVISTFSTGKVPYVVKLNPDEDKQHILLAGMSDKKIVQWDMKSGQITQEYDQHLGAVNTITFVDNNRRFVTSSDDKSLRVWEFGIPVVIKYISEPHMHSMPSIAVHPNSNWLAAQSLDNQILIYSTKERFQLNKKKRFAGHIVAGYACQVSFSPDGRFVMSGDGEGSCWFWDWKSCRRFKTLKCHNGVCIGCEWHPLETSKVATCGWDGVIKYWD comes from the exons ATGGATCTCCTCCAGTCCTCGTACGCGCCTGGTGACGCATCCTCGCCGGAGGACGAGTCGCTCTCCTCCCCGGACACCTCCCCACTCCGCCTCCCCTCCAagtccgccgcccccgccgtcgatgAGACAGCGCTCGCGCTATCCGCCGCCGCCACTTCCACCTCCCGTCCTATCGACCCCTCCCTCCACCTCATCCCCTTCAACCCCACCGCCGACCAGCTCTGGGCGCCCGTCCTCGGTCCTCAGCACCCCCACGCGCCTATCTCATCCGCATCTGGTCACCGTAACCACAAGCTCGGTCATGTCGAAGACGCAGCGCTCCTCCCCTTCCTCTTCGACGAGCAGTATAACACTTTCCATCGCTTCGGCTACGCATCTGACCCCTCCGGCCTCCACATCATCGGCGACGCGCAGCCACAGGCGCCCGACCTCGACACCGTCTACAACCTCCCTCCTTCTGAGCACAAGCGCCGCCGCATCCAATCCAGGGAGGAAAACCACGAGCCCCTCCCCCCAGAGGCCCAAAACCCTGCATCCGACGAGTGGGTCGTGCACAACAAAAAGAGTCCCTGGGCTGGCAATCGGGAGGGCCCGCCTGTGGAGCTCACGGACGAGCAGAGACAGTACGCCGAGGCACATGCGGCCAAGAAGGCTGAGAAGGAGGCACGAGGTGAAGGGAAGGAGAAAACAGAGGTGGTGGTCAAGAGCACCTTCCATGggaaggaggagaaggactacCAGGGACGATCGTGGATCACTCCACCCAAGGATGCCAAGGCGACCAACGAGCGCTGTTATATTCCCAAGAGGTGTGTACACGAGTGGGTTGGACACACCAAGGGGGTCTCAGCGATCAGATTTTCTCCCAAGTATGGCCATCTATTGCTGTCTGCAAGTATGGATTGTAAGATTAAAATCTGGGACGTGCTTGAGTCGAAGACATGTATGCGGACGTACATGGGGCACTCCAAGGCGGTACGGGATATATCGTTCTCTAATGACGGTAGTAAGTTCTTGAGTGCTGGCTATGACCGGAATATTCAGTATTGGGATACTGAAACTGGGCAGGTGATCTCGACCTTCTCTACTGGTAAGGTACCTTATGTCGTGAAGCTCAATCCTGATGAAGATAAGCAGCATATTCTCCTTGCTGGGATGAGTGACAAGAAGATCGTGCAGTGGGATATGAAGTCAGGGCAGATCACACAGGAATATGATCAGCACTTGGGGGCGGTGAACACTATTACCTTTGTAGATAATAATAGGAGGTTTGTGACATCTAGCGATGACAAGTCTCTTCGTGTGTGGGAGTTTGGCATCCCTGTAGTTATTAAGTATATCAGTGAGCCGCACATGCACTCCATGCCGTCTATTGCAGTACACCCAAACTCTAACTGGCTGGCAGCACAGAGCTTGGACAATCAGATACTGATATACAGCACGAAGGAAAGGTTTCAACTTAATAAGAAGAAAAGGTTTGCAGGCCACATTGTGGCAGGTTATGCTTGTCAGGTGAGCTTCTCTCCTGATGGGAGGTTTGTGATGTCAGGAGACGGTGAAGGTAGTTGCTGGTTCTGGGACTGGAAAAGCTGCAGGAGATTCAAGACATTGAAGTGCCACAATGGAGTTTGCATTGGATGTGAGTGGCATCCGTTGGAGACTAGCAAGGTTGCAACGTGTGGATGGGATGGTGTCATAAAATACTG GGATTAA